A genomic window from Alkalihalobacillus sp. AL-G includes:
- a CDS encoding CoA transferase subunit A: MKPVETSFLEAVKDIHDGATIMVGGFGLVGIPENLILALVESGAKDLTVISNNCGVDDWGLGLLLKNKQIKKMIGSYVGENKEFERQVLSGEIEVELTPQGTLAEKIRAGGAGIPAFYTPAGVGTPLAEGREVRNFDGKDYLLERGMTADFSLVRAMKGDKMGNLIYNKTARNFSPMIAAAGKVTIAEVEELYEIGELDPDSIHTPSIYVQKLIVGKQQKKIERLTLTK; encoded by the coding sequence ATGAAACCAGTAGAAACCTCATTTTTGGAAGCAGTAAAAGATATTCATGATGGCGCTACAATCATGGTTGGCGGCTTCGGCTTGGTCGGAATCCCTGAAAATTTAATTTTGGCACTAGTTGAAAGCGGTGCCAAAGATTTGACTGTGATTTCTAACAATTGTGGAGTCGATGATTGGGGCTTAGGATTATTATTAAAAAACAAACAAATCAAGAAAATGATCGGTTCTTATGTCGGTGAAAATAAAGAATTTGAACGTCAGGTTCTTTCTGGTGAAATTGAGGTTGAACTGACTCCGCAAGGAACGCTTGCTGAAAAGATCCGTGCCGGTGGAGCAGGAATTCCGGCTTTCTATACACCTGCGGGAGTTGGAACACCGCTAGCGGAAGGTCGTGAGGTACGAAATTTTGATGGGAAAGATTACTTGCTTGAAAGAGGGATGACAGCAGATTTCAGCTTAGTCCGTGCAATGAAAGGTGACAAGATGGGGAATCTCATCTACAACAAGACCGCTCGGAACTTTAGCCCGATGATTGCGGCAGCTGGAAAAGTAACGATTGCCGAAGTAGAAGAACTATATGAAATCGGAGAACTCGATCCAGATTCGATTCATACACCGAGTATTTATGTACAAAAGCTCATTGTTGGTAAACAGCAGAAAAAAATTGAGCGCTTAACATTGACGAAATAA
- a CDS encoding acetyl-CoA C-acetyltransferase has translation MEREAVIVSAVRTPIGGFGGSLKSISAPILGGLVIKEIIERTGVNEVDEVIMGNVLQAGLGQNPARQAAMAAGLSETVSSMTINKVCGSGLKTVHLAAQSILLGDADVVIAGGMENMSQAPYLLKRARDGYKMGDQKVVDSMVHDGLWCAFNDYHMGLTAENLCESHGLSREELDEFSAWSQEKASTAIEAGKFKDEIIPVTIPQRKGDPIVFDTDEYPKKGTTADKLGKLRPAFKKDGSVTAGNASGINDGAAAVMVMSRQKAEELGLKPLVVIRANASAGVDPSIMGIGPVPATKKALEKMNLSLERVDLIEANEAFAAQSLAVGKELEFDRERLNVNGGAIALGHPIGASGTRILVTLIHELKRRNGKYGLATLCIGGGQGVATVIENEA, from the coding sequence ATGGAGAGAGAAGCTGTAATTGTTAGTGCCGTCCGAACACCGATTGGTGGCTTTGGCGGTAGTTTAAAATCAATATCTGCCCCGATACTGGGCGGGTTGGTCATTAAAGAAATAATTGAACGCACTGGAGTGAATGAAGTTGATGAGGTGATCATGGGGAACGTGCTGCAGGCAGGCCTTGGTCAGAATCCGGCACGTCAGGCTGCGATGGCGGCGGGACTGTCTGAAACAGTTTCATCAATGACGATAAATAAAGTATGTGGATCGGGTCTAAAGACAGTCCACTTAGCCGCACAATCCATTTTACTTGGTGACGCAGACGTTGTCATAGCGGGCGGAATGGAAAATATGAGTCAAGCACCCTATTTGTTAAAAAGAGCCCGTGATGGATACAAAATGGGCGATCAAAAGGTAGTAGATTCAATGGTGCATGACGGGCTTTGGTGTGCCTTTAATGATTACCACATGGGCCTTACTGCTGAAAATCTATGTGAGTCTCATGGGTTATCACGTGAGGAACTTGATGAATTTTCAGCATGGAGCCAGGAAAAAGCATCTACTGCAATCGAAGCTGGGAAGTTCAAGGATGAAATTATCCCTGTTACGATTCCACAGCGAAAAGGAGACCCTATTGTTTTTGATACAGATGAGTACCCGAAAAAAGGGACAACTGCAGATAAACTCGGAAAATTAAGGCCAGCGTTCAAAAAAGACGGTTCAGTAACAGCAGGAAACGCATCTGGAATCAATGATGGAGCTGCAGCCGTGATGGTCATGAGTAGACAGAAAGCAGAGGAACTAGGATTGAAACCGCTTGTTGTGATCCGTGCAAATGCATCAGCAGGAGTGGATCCGAGCATTATGGGTATCGGTCCAGTGCCAGCCACGAAAAAAGCACTTGAAAAGATGAATTTATCTTTGGAGAGGGTTGACCTGATTGAGGCGAACGAGGCTTTTGCGGCGCAGTCGCTGGCTGTCGGTAAGGAGTTGGAGTTCGATCGTGAACGGTTAAACGTAAACGGTGGAGCCATCGCACTTGGTCACCCGATCGGTGCAAGTGGAACCCGAATTCTTGTTACATTGATTCATGAGCTTAAACGTAGAAATGGGAAGTATGGCCTCGCTACATTATGTATTGGCGGCGGTCAAGGAGTAGCAACAGTAATTGAAAATGAAGCGTAA
- a CDS encoding hydroxymethylglutaryl-CoA lyase, protein MNIPKEVTIIEVGPRDGLQNEKNPVPTATKIEFINALKAAGIKQIELTSFVSPKWVPQMSDAKEIIDACLDSERNFVLAPNRKGIERVYDTNVKHVAVFVGVSSSFNEKNINKTTEESMSELQPIIKELKEKGYFVRACISTSFYCPYEGKIDPADTEALCSQFVEFGVDELSVADTVGMANPHESYELFERLHNKLEGKVLITGHFHDTRGMALANIYACLQAGITRFDCSSGGLGGCPFAPGATGNVATEDVVFMLEQMGIRTGISLEGIAEAVDLIKPHISRPIGSKMYHLTKQTM, encoded by the coding sequence ATGAACATACCTAAGGAAGTTACAATAATCGAAGTAGGACCTAGAGACGGACTGCAAAACGAAAAGAATCCAGTTCCTACCGCAACTAAAATTGAATTTATCAACGCACTTAAAGCTGCTGGAATAAAGCAAATTGAATTGACGTCTTTTGTCTCTCCAAAATGGGTACCGCAAATGAGCGATGCGAAGGAAATCATTGATGCATGCCTTGACAGTGAACGGAATTTCGTACTTGCACCGAATCGGAAAGGAATCGAACGTGTTTACGATACAAACGTAAAGCATGTCGCTGTATTCGTCGGTGTCAGTTCATCCTTCAATGAAAAGAACATTAATAAAACGACCGAAGAAAGCATGAGTGAGCTTCAACCGATCATCAAAGAACTTAAGGAGAAGGGCTATTTTGTACGGGCTTGTATTTCAACTTCTTTTTACTGTCCGTATGAAGGGAAAATCGACCCCGCAGATACAGAAGCATTGTGCTCACAATTTGTTGAATTTGGAGTAGATGAATTGAGTGTAGCCGATACGGTTGGTATGGCAAATCCACATGAAAGCTATGAGTTGTTTGAACGATTACATAATAAACTCGAGGGAAAAGTATTGATAACCGGACATTTCCATGATACCCGCGGTATGGCTCTCGCAAATATATATGCCTGTCTGCAAGCAGGTATTACTAGGTTTGATTGTTCTAGTGGCGGACTTGGCGGCTGTCCGTTCGCACCCGGAGCAACAGGTAATGTAGCAACAGAAGATGTGGTATTCATGCTTGAACAAATGGGCATTCGAACAGGCATTTCTTTAGAGGGGATTGCGGAGGCGGTCGACTTGATTAAACCACATATTTCTCGACCGATTGGCAGTAAAATGTATCATCTAACGAAACAAACGATGTAA
- a CDS encoding FAD-dependent oxidoreductase produces MAEKILLIGGGYSHLHFLKRLKEGERLTSDVTLLLPKKTDIYSKMLPGLLEGIYQFEQLELDFVKLATDAGVTFVKGKPLSIDAKQKMVLTDEGEILNFDVVSFDMDSASIDPFILKDTSGVIDPTHNEQVQRLINEKRMTGQVVIAGGKHAGIELSFSIQAWKEKNGDNGKVILINRLREQTEEAHQSKISQLIQRAGIQLVDDEEVQRVDKNEIVTQSSAYSFDTFLCLPTSKASKLFRSSKLPVDEKGKLIVEDTLQVKQFPFIFGTGASVTFRDYPNLPCNHASLLKQGSVLFDNIKGYLQSGEGYRYTPPKRTLSILSTGNRKALLSYGKLSMFGYLPWLLRDRIDRKSIGLIN; encoded by the coding sequence ATGGCGGAAAAAATATTGCTCATTGGAGGAGGCTATTCCCATCTTCATTTCTTGAAACGATTAAAAGAAGGTGAAAGGCTTACTAGCGATGTTACATTACTCTTACCCAAAAAGACTGATATTTACTCAAAAATGTTACCAGGCTTGCTTGAAGGAATCTATCAATTTGAACAGTTAGAATTGGATTTTGTAAAGTTAGCAACAGATGCAGGAGTGACATTTGTAAAAGGAAAACCATTATCGATTGATGCAAAACAAAAGATGGTCTTAACAGATGAAGGGGAGATTCTGAATTTCGATGTTGTTTCATTCGATATGGACTCAGCTTCGATTGACCCTTTCATCCTAAAGGATACAAGTGGAGTTATTGATCCTACTCACAACGAACAGGTCCAAAGGCTTATCAACGAAAAACGAATGACTGGACAGGTTGTAATTGCGGGTGGAAAACATGCAGGGATTGAATTAAGTTTCTCAATTCAAGCTTGGAAGGAAAAGAACGGCGATAACGGAAAGGTCATATTAATTAATCGCTTACGAGAACAGACTGAGGAAGCACATCAATCAAAAATTAGTCAGCTGATTCAAAGAGCGGGTATCCAACTTGTCGATGATGAAGAGGTGCAACGTGTGGACAAGAATGAAATCGTTACACAATCCTCCGCTTATTCGTTTGATACGTTTTTATGTCTACCAACATCAAAAGCATCTAAGTTATTCAGGAGCTCTAAGCTGCCCGTTGATGAAAAAGGAAAATTGATCGTTGAAGACACCTTGCAGGTGAAGCAATTTCCATTTATTTTTGGGACAGGAGCCAGTGTAACGTTTAGAGATTACCCTAACCTACCTTGTAATCATGCTTCATTACTAAAGCAGGGTAGTGTGCTTTTTGATAATATCAAAGGGTATCTTCAAAGTGGGGAAGGTTATCGTTATACTCCGCCAAAACGTACTTTATCGATTTTATCAACTGGCAACCGAAAAGCCTTATTATCGTATGGAAAACTAAGTATGTTCGGCTATCTACCATGGCTTTTAAGGGATCGAATCGATCGTAAGTCGATTGGTTTGATCAATTGA
- a CDS encoding TVP38/TMEM64 family protein, with the protein MNKKKLIRNLIMTVIILTLFLWLNHTFLKIPPEEIRNWVLSFGWIAPGIYLILFTIRPFVLFPSSLLAIVGGLAFGFWYGFGLTMVGTCLGAVVSFLAVRRLGITVGRVPSKPKYDKIREQINRRGFYILIVLRLLPFLHFEIVTYLSAVSTIRFSHYLWATFLGVVPGAFIYCGIGSSAYSGGNEIIILSIILLVVLTIFPFLFRKQLSSMLAFKD; encoded by the coding sequence ATGAACAAGAAAAAACTCATCCGCAATTTAATAATGACCGTAATAATACTGACTTTATTTCTCTGGTTAAACCACACTTTCTTGAAGATTCCGCCTGAGGAGATCCGAAACTGGGTTCTTTCATTCGGATGGATTGCACCAGGAATATATTTGATTTTATTTACAATCAGGCCGTTTGTTCTGTTTCCATCATCGTTATTAGCAATCGTAGGTGGACTTGCGTTTGGCTTCTGGTATGGGTTCGGGTTAACAATGGTAGGCACCTGCCTAGGCGCGGTTGTCTCGTTTTTAGCGGTTCGGAGATTGGGTATTACAGTAGGCAGGGTTCCTTCAAAGCCGAAATATGATAAAATACGGGAACAAATTAACCGGAGAGGCTTTTATATTTTAATTGTGTTACGCCTGCTCCCGTTTTTACATTTTGAAATTGTAACGTATTTAAGTGCGGTGTCTACTATTCGCTTTTCCCATTATCTATGGGCTACATTTCTAGGTGTGGTACCAGGCGCGTTTATTTATTGCGGCATTGGGAGCAGTGCATATTCAGGTGGAAATGAGATTATAATCCTATCAATTATTCTGTTGGTGGTATTAACGATTTTCCCATTTCTGTTTCGAAAACAACTCTCATCTATGCTTGCTTTTAAAGACTGA
- a CDS encoding putative holin-like toxin — protein MTLKGGRRIPVSVVMSKQKRGDVMTAYEAISLMLTFGLLIVTLLAFPTKRK, from the coding sequence ATGACACTTAAGGGTGGAAGGCGGATCCCCGTTTCGGTAGTGATGTCGAAACAGAAAAGGGGTGATGTCATGACAGCGTACGAGGCCATCAGTCTTATGCTAACGTTTGGACTGCTGATCGTCACGTTGTTAGCGTTTCCAACTAAAAGGAAATGA
- a CDS encoding RNA polymerase sigma factor has protein sequence MSAVLTSINLDIPEIDFTLIYETFCDKVYRVAIRITRDAHLAEDIMQETFIKAFNKLDTIADLDKIGAWLSTIASRTAIDLIRKEKRAGTISVEDVMYAQDETKTDHYCDVETEAEHHWLEEEIRQEIQHLKPDLKDVFLLKFENGYKEEEIAEYLHLPKGTVKSRLYRARQQLKTGINKGNAEVISA, from the coding sequence GTGTCAGCCGTGTTAACAAGTATAAACTTAGACATTCCTGAAATTGATTTTACACTCATCTATGAAACTTTTTGCGATAAAGTTTATCGGGTTGCAATCCGGATTACCCGAGACGCTCACCTTGCTGAAGATATCATGCAGGAAACATTTATCAAAGCATTCAATAAATTGGATACGATAGCTGATCTCGATAAAATCGGAGCTTGGTTATCAACCATTGCATCACGAACAGCAATAGATCTGATTCGAAAAGAAAAAAGAGCCGGAACAATATCGGTTGAAGATGTCATGTATGCACAAGATGAAACGAAGACAGACCATTATTGTGATGTTGAAACAGAAGCAGAACATCATTGGCTAGAGGAAGAAATCCGGCAGGAGATCCAGCATCTGAAGCCTGATTTGAAAGATGTATTTCTCTTGAAATTTGAAAATGGGTATAAAGAAGAGGAAATTGCTGAGTATCTGCATCTTCCGAAAGGAACAGTAAAATCCCGTCTATACAGAGCTAGACAACAATTGAAGACTGGAATAAATAAAGGGAACGCTGAAGTTATAAGCGCGTAA
- a CDS encoding DUF6449 domain-containing protein, translating into MQSKTSWFNKEMMIQSFRNVGWVGIVYLVGLLFTIPLQVLMLWSNQREYGDFYFERYENVFSILFEIQIVLMFAIPILLAVFLFRYLQVKTASDFMHSLPIKRTTIYNQYVGIGVFYLVVPVLVTAITLLILDGMLDLDKFFTVQQILSWAGITIVVILLVFLAGVFVGTVTGLSAVQAVLTFILLLFPAGITGLFIVNLNLFLFGFLPNYYVEYEVMQLSPVTNAVDFVNGIHRVEGSTESVMNTAEILIYIAVTLLFYGLGMWLYKKRNLETVSHAIVFRQFRPIFKYGVTFCTMLFGGFYFGETQNSLSWAVFGYVIGSLIGYFIAEMLLQKTWRVFTNVKGYGIYALAMVVLGLLIHFDVTGYQSKVPELDEIERVYFAEASFGYMRDQDQNSYVVGRPVDDHKPFFNEPDNIQAIQYLHRQIIENKDILERPTRSEQSVFIAYELKDGEKVIRQYDLINTEPYSDYLKQIYNSKEYKEAEYEVLHVNPERVDQISVSPQGPVNKRAVLSDPEVITDAIAALQTDVQNEDYNPHDKYHSRDSSITILLDGKHTREIHMPFKPGYTRFENVLREQEKLKEARVNAEDISFAVVVKRDDIGDMEKFRHMLNGPISEQMLENDKALKITSKEQIENCLRTAIGYEYGPTEADYFIGFQFKKHGFYDLRTFDDGNIPEFVRQHFE; encoded by the coding sequence ATGCAATCAAAAACATCCTGGTTTAATAAAGAAATGATGATTCAAAGCTTCCGAAATGTCGGTTGGGTCGGAATCGTATATTTAGTTGGGCTGCTCTTTACGATCCCTCTTCAAGTACTGATGCTATGGTCGAACCAACGGGAATACGGCGATTTTTATTTTGAACGGTATGAAAATGTATTCTCGATATTGTTCGAAATTCAGATTGTGTTGATGTTCGCTATCCCAATCTTACTTGCGGTCTTTTTATTCCGATATCTACAGGTGAAGACAGCATCAGATTTCATGCATAGTCTACCGATCAAACGGACGACCATCTATAACCAATATGTAGGCATCGGTGTCTTTTATTTAGTCGTACCGGTCCTGGTAACAGCTATAACGTTATTAATACTTGATGGGATGCTTGATCTCGATAAATTTTTCACGGTACAGCAAATCCTATCCTGGGCCGGTATAACGATTGTGGTCATTCTGCTCGTGTTTCTTGCCGGGGTATTCGTCGGGACAGTGACAGGTCTTTCAGCGGTGCAAGCGGTACTGACATTCATCCTTCTGCTGTTCCCGGCAGGGATAACCGGATTGTTCATCGTGAACCTCAATCTCTTCCTGTTCGGCTTTTTGCCAAATTATTATGTTGAGTATGAAGTCATGCAATTATCGCCTGTAACGAATGCAGTTGATTTTGTAAATGGCATTCATCGTGTCGAGGGTTCAACAGAAAGTGTAATGAATACGGCGGAAATCTTGATTTATATTGCGGTCACCCTATTATTCTATGGTCTCGGAATGTGGCTGTATAAGAAACGGAATCTCGAAACCGTTTCCCACGCCATCGTATTCCGTCAATTTAGACCGATATTCAAGTATGGGGTCACATTTTGTACGATGCTATTCGGTGGGTTCTATTTCGGGGAGACCCAAAATAGTTTATCCTGGGCAGTTTTCGGCTATGTAATCGGATCCTTGATCGGCTATTTCATCGCGGAAATGCTGCTGCAAAAAACGTGGCGTGTGTTTACTAATGTCAAAGGGTACGGCATTTATGCGTTAGCAATGGTCGTACTCGGATTACTCATCCATTTTGATGTGACGGGTTACCAGAGCAAGGTGCCAGAGCTTGACGAGATTGAGCGCGTATACTTTGCAGAAGCGTCCTTTGGTTATATGAGGGACCAGGATCAAAATTCCTATGTTGTCGGCCGGCCAGTAGATGATCATAAACCGTTTTTCAACGAACCTGATAACATCCAAGCGATCCAATACCTGCATAGACAAATAATTGAAAATAAAGATATACTTGAACGTCCTACGCGTTCAGAACAAAGTGTCTTCATCGCTTATGAACTGAAAGACGGAGAAAAAGTGATCCGTCAATATGATCTTATCAATACTGAACCGTATAGCGATTATTTAAAGCAGATTTATAATTCAAAGGAATATAAAGAAGCGGAATATGAAGTATTACACGTCAACCCAGAACGAGTTGACCAAATATCTGTCAGCCCGCAAGGACCAGTTAATAAGAGGGCAGTGCTTTCAGATCCAGAAGTGATCACGGATGCCATTGCAGCACTCCAAACCGATGTTCAGAACGAGGATTACAACCCGCATGATAAATACCATAGCCGGGATTCCTCGATCACGATTTTACTGGACGGAAAGCATACAAGAGAAATCCATATGCCATTCAAGCCAGGCTATACGAGGTTTGAAAACGTCCTAAGGGAACAGGAAAAACTTAAAGAAGCACGGGTCAATGCAGAGGATATTTCGTTCGCGGTAGTGGTTAAACGCGATGACATTGGTGATATGGAAAAGTTCAGACATATGTTAAATGGACCGATTTCAGAACAGATGCTCGAGAATGATAAAGCCTTGAAGATTACATCAAAGGAACAGATTGAAAACTGCTTGCGTACTGCTATCGGATATGAGTATGGTCCAACAGAAGCTGATTATTTTATCGGTTTTCAATTTAAAAAACACGGTTTTTATGACTTGAGAACCTTTGATGATGGCAACATCCCGGAGTTCGTAAGACAGCATTTTGAATAA
- a CDS encoding ABC transporter ATP-binding protein produces the protein MIEIRNVHKSFDDIDVLTDVSFTVNKGSIYGLLGSNGAGKTTLLKHVSGIYRENEGTVTIDEQPVFENISLKTRMIFLPDTLYFFSQYTVKQMANFYRSLYSNWNEERFQKLHEVFEIDVDKKIQKFSKGMQRQVAFWLTLSAMPEIMVLDEPFDGLDPVMRKKVKNLILQDVAEREMTVLISSHNLREIEDICDHIGILHKGKLLLEKDLDDLKSDIHKVQVAFKKGIPAGLFEDIHVLYKEERGSVLLCIVRGQPDMIASKFEKYDPVIFDMLSLTLEEIFIYEMGDVGYAIKNILV, from the coding sequence GTGATTGAAATACGTAATGTACACAAAAGCTTTGATGATATAGATGTATTAACCGATGTATCGTTTACCGTCAATAAAGGCTCGATCTACGGATTGCTCGGATCGAACGGAGCAGGTAAAACAACGCTCTTGAAGCACGTATCTGGCATTTACAGAGAAAATGAGGGAACGGTAACCATCGATGAACAGCCGGTATTTGAAAACATCTCGCTTAAGACCCGAATGATTTTTCTGCCAGATACACTGTACTTTTTTTCTCAATATACAGTAAAGCAAATGGCCAATTTTTATAGAAGCCTCTATTCGAATTGGAACGAGGAACGCTTCCAAAAGCTTCATGAGGTTTTTGAAATCGACGTGGATAAAAAAATCCAGAAATTCTCGAAAGGAATGCAAAGACAAGTCGCATTCTGGCTGACCCTTTCAGCAATGCCTGAAATCATGGTGCTTGATGAACCGTTCGACGGACTTGATCCAGTCATGCGTAAAAAGGTGAAGAACCTTATATTACAAGATGTTGCAGAAAGAGAAATGACCGTGCTGATCTCTTCACACAATCTCAGGGAAATCGAAGACATTTGTGACCATATCGGAATCTTACATAAAGGGAAACTCCTTTTGGAAAAAGATCTCGATGATTTGAAATCTGATATTCACAAGGTTCAGGTAGCGTTCAAGAAAGGGATTCCTGCCGGATTATTCGAGGACATCCACGTATTGTATAAGGAAGAACGAGGCAGTGTCCTGCTCTGTATCGTACGTGGACAGCCTGATATGATCGCGTCTAAATTTGAAAAATATGATCCTGTCATTTTTGACATGCTGTCACTGACGCTTGAAGAAATTTTTATTTACGAAATGGGGGACGTTGGGTATGCAATCAAAAACATCCTGGTTTAA
- a CDS encoding GntR family transcriptional regulator — MFDLDVRSRKPIYEQLVEKIKELIINDVLKKDEQLPSVRVLAQQLTINPNTIQKAYRELEAQGYIYSIKGKGNFVSETIDSIQSGKRIKIEEELTRLISEALYLGMTGDELCGLVREIEQR, encoded by the coding sequence ATGTTTGACCTCGATGTTAGAAGCAGAAAGCCGATTTACGAACAACTCGTCGAAAAGATTAAAGAATTGATCATTAATGATGTATTGAAAAAAGATGAACAACTCCCTTCAGTAAGGGTGCTTGCTCAGCAGCTGACAATCAACCCGAATACGATTCAAAAAGCATATAGAGAACTTGAAGCACAGGGATATATTTATTCCATCAAAGGTAAGGGGAATTTTGTCAGTGAAACAATTGACTCCATTCAATCGGGAAAACGGATAAAGATTGAAGAGGAACTGACAAGACTCATTTCAGAAGCCTTGTACCTTGGTATGACAGGTGATGAACTGTGCGGATTAGTTAGAGAGATTGAACAAAGATAG
- a CDS encoding DUF3895 domain-containing protein yields the protein MSVTLSVSEREEIMKLLNDEQKSYLNERLKRGRKTVFANTLAMDKGLYLPDGASDEEIELLLDEWILEDYIDHEVVSADHPCECGRPLRYEYIVRHLQTNERRSFGVNHFEEHTGLSPDIVKAIMKGFQKIDYELDEVLSKLKNNWTRDDTIQDLPHELEMPHDILQHLHLKLPLLERQKERLNKILSDYQDNTFYNDNFKHEENQTQPTQVNEFDHIHNPASDYTQAKLSLFDDQPVQNPSDEEIILDAAAYILSNEYKDAILSYLDEGVESARLICELLIKNQNAPRERYISNKPRIYYSVCLFLDNLIISEQLELHSHDTIDRIYK from the coding sequence TTGTCAGTAACGTTATCAGTTTCTGAAAGAGAAGAAATTATGAAGTTGTTAAACGATGAACAAAAATCTTATTTAAATGAGCGGCTTAAACGAGGAAGGAAAACTGTATTTGCAAATACCTTGGCTATGGATAAGGGGCTTTACTTACCTGATGGGGCTTCTGATGAAGAAATCGAATTACTGCTCGATGAATGGATTCTAGAGGATTATATTGATCATGAAGTCGTTTCAGCGGATCATCCATGTGAATGTGGTCGACCTTTACGATATGAATACATAGTACGACATCTACAAACAAATGAACGTCGGAGCTTCGGAGTAAATCACTTTGAAGAGCATACAGGTTTATCTCCGGATATCGTAAAAGCAATTATGAAAGGGTTTCAAAAAATTGATTATGAATTGGATGAAGTTTTATCTAAACTTAAAAATAATTGGACTAGAGATGATACTATTCAAGACCTCCCTCATGAACTAGAAATGCCACATGATATACTCCAACACCTGCACTTGAAGCTACCATTGCTAGAACGGCAGAAAGAGCGATTGAACAAAATCCTTTCTGACTATCAAGACAACACCTTTTACAATGACAACTTCAAACATGAAGAGAACCAAACACAACCCACTCAAGTTAATGAATTTGACCATATTCATAATCCTGCAAGTGATTATACTCAAGCAAAATTAAGTTTATTTGATGACCAACCCGTCCAGAACCCTTCTGACGAGGAGATTATATTGGATGCAGCAGCCTATATTTTATCTAATGAATACAAAGATGCGATTCTTTCTTATTTAGATGAGGGTGTTGAAAGTGCTCGACTAATTTGTGAACTTCTCATAAAAAACCAAAATGCTCCGCGAGAACGTTATATCTCGAATAAGCCTAGGATTTATTATTCAGTATGTTTATTCCTGGACAACCTTATTATTTCAGAACAACTAGAGCTACATTCCCACGATACAATTGATAGGATTTATAAATAG
- a CDS encoding YolD-like family protein, which translates to MGIRDRGNIKWTAMMLPEHVKLLRDWKEEDRIQQKPDLDEQKLEEMNDIIHEAMASNRTLSFVHFESDGYKILIGNIHYADPVHHILRIVNEFGDRQDLKLQDILDIRYL; encoded by the coding sequence ATGGGTATCCGTGACCGTGGGAATATCAAATGGACGGCGATGATGCTACCGGAGCATGTCAAGCTGCTGCGCGACTGGAAGGAAGAGGACCGGATCCAGCAAAAGCCTGATTTGGATGAGCAAAAGCTCGAGGAAATGAATGACATCATTCATGAAGCAATGGCATCGAACCGCACCCTGTCATTCGTGCATTTTGAAAGCGACGGGTATAAGATCCTCATCGGAAACATTCATTACGCTGATCCTGTCCACCACATTTTAAGGATCGTCAATGAATTCGGTGACCGACAAGACCTGAAGCTCCAAGACATCCTTGATATCCGCTATTTATAA